AACacctcctttcttattttctccctgGGCCCATGTCCCCTTTCCTTGAGGCCAGCCGCGACTGTGCTGTATTCCACCAAGTCTGTGATCAGTCCCTCAGAACCCAgcaccccaccccctacccctgcTCTGTCCTGCTCCTCCCATTCTGGGAAGGCTACACTCTTCTTGACAAAGGTCAGTGCCTGCAGGTTCCAGtttgcctgcccctcccccagcagagaGCCCAATTCCTCTTTCCTGTCCTTCCTACCCTCACTTAACTCCAAACCTAGCTTGCCACTCACCGGGTGGAGAAGGGCTCCAGGACCCAGGTGCGGAGCAGGCGGCACTCTGGGGAGCAGATGGGTAGGAAAACAGGTGGCGTTGGGGCATAGCCCCTCCAGGGCAGTGGGGTCACACGCCTGCCCGGGCCACTTCTGCCCAATCAGAGAGCAGGGAGCCACTAGACACTGGCAATGGCCCCCGGAAGTGACGCCTTCTCCTCCCACCCGCGCGGGACCTGGAGCCCCTGCCTGGACCATGGTTCACTAGCGGAGCCCCAGCTCCTCCACCCACGCACGCCACACAGAGGATTTGAACAGGGGGTCTGTCTTTCCCTAGGAGATGGGAAATCTGGGACCTGGTTGGAGGAGAAGATGGGAGGGAAACAGGTTTTTTCCAGGAGGATTCTGGCAGGACACTTTTGTCCCTGAGGAAGAGGCATGGAGGTCTGGCTTTAGACTGGTGGGTCTCTCAGTTCCTGGCTGTCCAAATTTCTTTTCCCTGGACACCACACCTGCTGCTAAAATCTACTAGGACTCTTGCTTTCCTGCTTTTCTCGCCAATAACCCTCTGGGGGTCGTGTCCTATGCCCCCTTTGCAAGTGGGAATGTGGGTGTCGCCTGTATTACAGAAGACCCTGTCAGGGGTCAGTGTTACCAGGAAGCAGTTTGGACAATTTGAGAGGCCTTCAAGCTGAGGGGGTGCCTGTGCTGGATTAAGCTGTGCTCAGGTACCACTCTGTTGGGGCCCAGTGGCTCTGATGGCTAAGCCCACTTATCTTTGTGCCGGTGCCCTCTTTGCCTGCCAggcctttctccctcttccatctcctaCCACTCCACATGTGACAAGAGGAATAACCAGGCCCATGTGTCCCTGTCTTAGGAAAGACAGCTGCTGAACCTCCCCCGCAAATACCTCCCGCTGGCCCCCCTCTTCCTTTGGCCCTGGCTCTAGTTCCTTTGCTTTCCCCTCAGTCCCACTCTCCCCACAGTCCGTCCTCAGGGGCCTCCTGGCCTGACCTTGTTcccatcaccccctcccccccagttcttcctcaggctgtctcctgctcctcctccccaggaTGGGGCTGTCTGCTAAAGAGTATGGCCTAGATCCCGGAATTCTCCAGTTCAGCCAGACGAGATGCCTCCCAAGATTAGGAAGGAGGGTGCCGGGATGGTTGGGAGGATGGTGggagagtgggggtgggagggggcagggaggctgtCATGACCAGGAAACCAAGACAAAAGAGGTTGTGGGTAGGGTGGAGAGGCAGAGGGTCCCCAGGGTGAAGGAAGAGGGTGGGAAAGTGCGTCAGGCTGGGGATGATGATGGTTGGATGGGCCTGAGGACAGGTAACAGTAGGGAGAGAAACGCTGTCACCAGTCAGAAAGGGGATACTATCTGCTTCTGGCTAAGTTCCTATCCTGGGGAACAGTAGAATGAGGAGAGAGCTCAGAGAAGAGGTAGGACACAGGCTAGGCAGTGAGAGTGGTGTGGGGTTTGAGAGGTGCTGTGGGCCCAGCGTCAGGCGAAGATGAGTTGACGGGCCTTTTCTGCACGTAGTCATCCTTAAAGACAATTCTTCATCCTTCTTGCAGGAACCCAGTCCTAGCCCAGTGGCCGGCCCAGGCCTCGGGCagtctctgcccctccctggtCTGGGGCTCCCATCCTGGGCCGGACACGCATCTCCTGGTccagcttggggtgggggggctccaGACccgcctctcctcccctctttgCGCCCCctggtccctcccctcccctctcctcccccttcccctacagcccctccctcctcccctgcccggttccagcccctccctcccctcccccattcgcGATCCGGGCCGCTGCTGCTGGGCCGGACCCCCCGGGCTCAGCCCGGCCCCTCgccgagccgccgccgccgccccgttTGCTGAGGAGGAGGCCCCCGGCCGGGGCGCCGGGCGCGGGGCATAAAACGGGCCAGAGCCGTCGCCCGGGGCACTAGAGCCGCGTACGGCCCGGGTCAgcggccgcccgcccgcccgcgctCCTCCCGGCCGCtcctcccgccccgcccggcccggcgCCGACTCCGCGGCCGCCCGACGAGCCCCTAGCCGCACAGCTCGGGCCCTAGCCCCGGCCCCCTCCCGCCGTaccgcccccggcccggccctcctcccacctccctcctccctctccagctccctcctccctcccgcctccccagCTGTCCCGTTCGCGTCATGCCGAGCCTCCCGGCCCCGCCGGCCCCGCTGCTGCTTCTCGGGCTGCTGCTGCTCTGCTCCCGGCCGGCCCGCGGCGCCGGCCCCGAGCACCCAGCGCTGCCCATCCGGCCCGAGAAGGAGCCGCTGCCCATTCGGGGAGCAGCAGGTAGGGGGACGCCCCGGGGGAGGCGCGGGCGGGGAGTCCTGCTCGGGGCAAGTCTGCGCCCGCCCGGAGGGGGCGCCGGGCGCAGGTGGCTCGGTGCGGCGGGCGGCCCGGAGGGGTGGGCGGGGGTCGCGAGGCGCGTCGCGCCCGGGGACCCGGGGCCCGGCCGGCAGCGCCCGGGGCGGGTACACGGCAGGAGCGGGACAGCTGCCGCCAGCCAAGTCCGTCCCCGCAGGCTGCTCCTTCGGCGGGAAGGTCTATGCCTTGGACGAGACGTGGCACCCGGACCTGGGGGAGCCCTTCGGGGTGATGCGCTGCGTGTTGTGTGCCTGCGAGGCGGTGAGTGGACCCAACGGCCATGGCCGGGGCCCTCGCGGGTCGGGGACCGCTGGGGTCTTGGGACGTCGGAGGGACTCGGAGTTGCTGAAGAAAGAGAAGTCAGTCTGCAGATATTTGGGATATTTTTCTGACGGAGGAAGCGCCCCCTTCAAGTCTCAGGTGTTGCCTATTATTGATcacccactgtgtgtcaggctctTTGCCAACTCCATTTCGTCTGTCTCTTGCTTAACTCCTAGTACAACCATGCTAGATAGCTACTATCATtactcccatttttcagataggGACCCTACGGCCCAGAgacgttaagtaacttgtctagaGTTATGCAGCTTGTATGTAGCAGAGCAGTCTCACCCCGTGGGACGACCTTGCCCTGGTCCCGCGCCTCCTCCCGGCTCTCCTTTGAGTCTCACCAACGGCGTCTTGCCCTCACTCGGTTTTCCCGTCTTCTCTGCGAGCAGCCTCAGTGGGGTCGCCGCGCAAGGGGTGCGGGCAGGGTCAGCTGCAAGAACATCAAACCCGAGTGCCCGACCCTGGCCTGCGGGCAGCCGCGCCAGCTGCCCGGACACTGCTGCCAGACCTGCCCCCAGGGTAAGTCCCGCTTCGCGGTGAGAGGAGGGCAGCAGGGCCGCGATGCTTGGTCCTGGGCCACGCGGATGGAGCGGCCAACTGGCCCTCCCCGTGCCCAGCTGAAACCCGCGTCCGCCACCCCCGGTGCAGAGCGCAGTGATCCGGAAAAGCAGCCGACGGGCCTGGCCTTCGAGTATCCGCGGGACCCAGAGCACCGAAGCTACAGCGACCGCGGGGAGCCCGGAGCTGAGGATCGGGGGCGTGGAGACGGCCACACTGGTAGGCAGGGGCTGCGCAAGTGAGGACCGGGGTCATGGTTGGGGCCGGGCTGCAGCAGCGGGTGACGGTACTAGGGATATCTTCCTTCCCTCACAGACTTCGTGGCGCTGCTGACAGGGCCAAGGTCGCAAGCGGTGGCACGGGCCCGAGTGTCACTGCTGCGCTCTAGTCTGCGGTTCTCCATCTCCTACCGGCGgtgagaaaggggaaggagggaggaggggtcagctgggggccagggagggaggattGGGAGAGGCTGGAGGGGCTGCTTCTGGCCCAGGCTTGGAGTCCGTGCTCAGGGGACTCTCATTACCAGGCTGGACCGCCCTACCCGAATCCGCTTCTCAGACTCCACTGGCAGCATCCTGTTTGAACACCCTGCAGCCCCTACCCAAGATGGCCTGGTGAGATGATGCCGTTTATGAGTGCTTATCCAGTCTGGGCGCTGTGCTGAGAGCATGTTCTGCATTACCTGCTTGGGTCCTCACAACAGCCCAGTGGGAGAAAGGCACTGACATtatgatgcccattttacagatgagggaactgaggctcagtagcagaatgtgacttgctcaaggtcacacagctagtaagtggtggagccaggatttggaccctGGCATCTGGCTCCAGGGCCCCTTCTCAAACTTCCTAGGAGGGCCTGGGGGCAGCTTCCCATATTCCTTCCTCACCAGACATGGGCCTCTCAGCAGGCCCGTCCTGCATTCTGAGTAGAGTCTTCTTGTCTCTCTGCTCCAGGTCTGTGGGGTGTGGCGAGCAGTGCCTCGGTTGTCTCTGCGGCTCCTTAGGGCAGAACAGCTGCATGTGGCACTCGTGACGCCCAGTCACCCTTCAGGGGAGGTCTGGGGGCCTCTCATCCGGCATCGGGCCCTGGCTGCAGGTGAGGGGAGCAAACAGCTCCTGGACGTGACGTCTGGAGTCTTCTCTACCCCCAGGAATGGAGTGGGCTGAGGAGGGGACTTTCTGGTGGGCTCTCATTGTCCTTTCTCCCCCAGAGACCTTCAGTGCCATCCTGACCCTGGAAGGCCCCCCACAGCAGGGCATAGGGGGCATTGCCCTCCTCACGCTCAGTGACACAGAGGACTCCTTGCATTTTTTGCTGCTCTTCCGTGGGCTGCTGGAAGCCAGGAGTGGGGGTAAGTGGGATGGGGGCAGCACATGTGAGGAGGGTAGGGAGATCACCTATGTTTCAGAGGTATCCACATGTGCGGCTGTTGCAGGACCAGCCCAGGTTCCTTTGCGGCTCCAGATTCTACACCAGGGGAAGCTACTGCGAGAGCTCCAGGCCAATGCCTCAGCCCAGGTGAGCAAGGGTCTGGCTCTTACTGCCACCGGCTCTGGCCTCTTGCTGTGCCCACCATACCCTGCTCTGCCCCCAGGAGCCGGGCTTTGCTGAAGTGCTGCCCAACCTGACAGCCCAGGAGATGGACTGGCTGGTGCTGGGGGAGCTGCAGATGGCCCTGGAGAGGGCAAGTGGGCCAGGGCTGCGCATCAGTGGACACATTGCTGCCAGGCAGAGCTGTGATGGTGAGGCAGGGCGAAGCCTGGCACCCCGGGCACACACAActgagaggcacagagaagtgccagaggaggggccggggggAGTATAGGAGGgatcctgggggctgggggtgtgcaTGGCCATGCAGCAAGCCTGCCTCCACCTGTCTTGCCCCTCTGCAGTTCTGCAAAGTGTCCTTTGTGGGGCCGATGCCCTGATCCCCGTTCAGACAGGTGCAGCCGGCTCAGCCAGCCTTACGCTGCTAGGAAACGGCTCCCTGATCTACCAAGTAAGAGTTGGgggatggaggaggtgggagggcagCAGGGCAGGGCGGGGCTTTGGGCTGCAACAGTTCAGGGCCCAGGCCTTCTCTGCTACTCCAGTTTGCCCTCCCTGACCCTGCCCTCCAGGTACAGGTGGTGGGTACAGGCAGCGAGGTGGTGGCCATGACGCTGGAGACCAAGCCTCAGCGGAGGAACCAGCACACTGTCCTGTGCCACATGGCTGGACTCCAGCAGGGAGGATACATGGTGAGTGCTTCCGGAAGAGCAGAGCTGCAGGTCCCAGGCACCAGAGCTGACAGTGCAGGGGGCTGTGGGAAGCCATGTTGGATGAGCAGGGATGTTCCGcatcattcactcactcacagGCTTTCTCACTGATGCATTGATTCACTGGACACATTTTTAGTGAGCCTCGGGTTAAAGACTGCAGTACAAAGAAAATCAGATGTGGCCCCTGTCTTCAGGAAGCTCATGTCAAGTGGAAGGAGTTACACAGGGAGAGACCAGTGCAGCAGATGATATAATAGTAAACGTGATCGCAGtggctgccatttattgagccttTCTATGTGTCACAAACTGTACTGGTTGTCTTGCTTCTGTTATTTTTGGCCCTCACAGTACTCATTTAATAGATGGCAAAGTGAAGGATCAGAGAGAGTAAATAACTCCTCAAGATGGTTGCATAGGTAGGAAGTGGCAGGGAAGGGACTTGAACCTGGGCCTGCCATGTTCTTATCCAGTGTTACTGGTGTGTGGAAGTGTGTATGGGTTTAGTGAGGGCACAAAACATGGAAAGGGTTCAGAATCTTGGGCTTGTGTGAAAGCTGAGGAGGGGTTCATCTGGGACCTGGCAGGCTACAGCTGGGGCtcacccttccctgccccccaggcTGTGGGTGtctgccctgggctgggtgccCGGGGGGCTCATATGCTGCTGCAGAATGAGCTGTTCCTGAACGTGGGCACCAAGGACTTCCCAGATGGAGAGCTGCGGGGGCACGTGGCTGCCCTGCCCTACAGTGGGCACAGCGCCCGCCATGATAGTGAGTGCTCCAGGGGTCTGCCTGCCCTTTGGTGTCCTCTAACCTGTGACTCAAGCATGTGAGGGATGGTGCCAGAGGGCCAGAGCCTGGCGTGGTGTCTTCCTCTGTGCCTGAGCTCCAGTTGGCATCTGGAGAAGGTGGGGATGTATAGGGTGGCCCTGCCGGGAGACCCTCCCTGTTACCACACACGGTGCAGGGCTCTCACTTgctgctgccccagccctgggcctgtgGACAGTGCCTGGCAGCTTGTGGGGTCCGTGTTGGGGGATGGGGAATGCCGGGATTGAGTCGCTGCTCTAGGCCTCCTTCTCATCTGTCACCTCTCCTCTGTCTGGATCCAGCACTACCTGTGCCCCTGGCAGGAGCCCTGGTGTTGCCCCCCGTGCAGAGCCAGGCAGCAGGGCATGCCTGGCTCTCCCTGGATACCCACTGTCACCTGCACTATGAAGTGCTGCTGGCTGGGCTTGGTGGCTCAGAACAGGGCACCATCACTGCCCACCTCCTCGGGCCTCCTGGGATGCCAGGGCCCCGGCGGCTGCTGAAGGGATTCTATGGCCCAGAGGTGAGGACGTGATGGTGGGAGGCAGTTTGGAAAAGATCTGCTTTCTCGCATGAAAGGCTGTGTGGGCCTTTGGCAGGAGGAGCAGAGAGCAGGCAGCCTcgggagtcagacagacctgggtatGAATCTGACTCAGCCTTTTATTATCCATCCTCTCTCCTGCATCCTACTCTGGTGGGTCTCTTGGATAGTATGTAATATCCTGAACCTCCAGAGGGGTATGTGGGATGGACCAAGCCCCCGACGTGGGGTGGGTTGCCATGGAATCGGGGCCAGAGAGACCTGGCTTCTGAGCTCTACACCATCGCTGCTGGGCTTTGCTATCCTGGAGGCCTTACTtaatctccctgggcctcagtgtccttacCGGCGAATTGGGAGTGGTAGGCTCAGCCCTAGAGTGCCTTGTTCCCGTCCCTGATTCTGTCTACTCACAGGCCCAGGGCGTGGTGAAGGATCTGGAGCCTGAGCTGCTGCGGCACCTGGCACAGGGCTCTGCCTCCTTGCTGATCACCACCAAGGGTAGCCCCCAAGGGGAGCTGCGAGGGCAGGTAGGCAGGCAATGCGGGCCGGTGGGGATGGTCCAGGGTTGGGCTAGCACTGTGTGCCTTAGTCAGTCCCTTGCTTTCTCTGAACCCCGGGGCTGGTAGAATCACACACACTCCCTCCTGGCTGGTCGGGAGGATGAAGCCAGACGAGGTACTTAATGAGGCTAGTAGCTGACCACCTGTCCTTGGCAGCTGGGATGATTGCCGTGGATAATAGCATCCTCCTGGGGCGCAGGGGCGCTCAGGGTGTCTTGGGCTGACTGGCCGCTGCTGgtggagacgcaagggggagccCAGGCGCTGCCTCAACCTGCCTCTCCTCTCAGGTGCACATCGCCAACCAGTGCGAGGCGGGCGGCCTGCGCCTGGCGGCAGCAGGGGCCGAAGAAGTACGGGTGCCCGGGGCTCTGGATGCAGTGGTGGCCGAGGCGGCCGCGCTGCCCGCTGTGCTGGGCCCAGACGCCCCAGCGCCAGCCAAACCTGGTGGCCCCGGGCGGCTCCGAGACCCCAACACCTGCTTCTTCGAGGGGCAGCAGCGCCCCCATGGGGCTCGCTGGGCTCCTAACTATGACCCGCTCTGCTCGCTCTGCACCTGCCAGGTAGGAGGCCCTGGAAGGGCACACTGGGGCCTGGGTTCTGGGGCAGGATCGCAGCCAACCCCCAACCTCTCCCTGTAGAGACGCACAGTGATCTGTGACCCCATGGTGTGCCCGCCACCCAGCTGCCCAAGCCCGGTGCAGGCGCCGGACCAGTGCTGCCCTGTGTGCCCGGGTGAGTGCCCTGCAGGAGCGGAGAGGGTGATGGAGGGTCCCCCGTGTGGGCGTGAGGCCTCTgcggagggaaggagggggccaCCGTCTGCTTTCACTGCTTCTTTGGCTCCACAGAGAAGCAAGATGTTGGAGACCTGCCGGGGCTGCCGAAGAACAGGGACCCTGGAGAGGGTGAGCAGAAGTGGGCGTGGAGGCGTAGGGAATCCAGAGGAGCTGCTGGGTGGGACGgcgtgggggatgggagggggagagTGTTTATGGGGGCGGAGGGAGGCTGAGGGGCACAGGTTACACGTGACACCTGATAGGCTTCATCAGATTCACTGGCCCACAAGTGGGCCCTGGGGTTAGACTACTGTGGCGTTGGCCTGAGGCTCAATCCTTGGTTGTGGGCCCAGCCAATGAACTCAGTGCTAATGGCAGCTGGGCGCTGTCCCCCACCAGGCTGCTATTTTGATGGCGACCGGAGCTGGCGGGCAGCGGGCACCCGGTGGCACCCTGTCGTGCCCCCGTTTGGCTTAATTAAGTGCGCCGTCTGCACCTGCAAGGTATGGCCACCCAGTCTTCTTTGGCGCTGGAACCCAGCGGGTctgcagagctggggagggggctggtagGAGAGGAAAGCCCAGTCTTGGTGAGGAGGGCTCAAGGATCAAAATAACATGAGAagagttccctgggctctgaGAGCTGGCTTCCTATAAAGGAAAAGGGCACGGGCTGATTTGGGTGTGGACTCTGGCTCTGCCAGCTGACTAGCTCCATGTAACCCTGGGTACTTTCTGTGCGTCCCTGAGTCTCACTTTCCTTTCCCATAAGCAGATGTGGTAGCACCTACCTTGCAGGGCCACAATGAGGATTTGAGTTCAGGTACATAAAaagccccagcccagggcctctgAGTAAAAGGCCATGGATGTATTACTTTTGAGGtatgggaaaggagagggaggaagcaggaggctAATGTGCTCCTCCTTTTTCCTGATACCCCTCACTCAACGGATCCCTACAGGGGGGCACTGGAGAGGTGCACTGTGAGAAGGTGCAGTGTCCCCGGCTGGCCTGTGCCCAGCCTGTCCGTGCCAACCCCACTGACTGCTGCAAACAGTGTCCAGGTGAGGGGGGTGGGCACTGAGGCTTCTTGGGGCAGATAAGGCTTTTTGTCCTTGTCCTGGGTCGGTGGGGGGGGAATGCATGGTGAGGGGATGCCTAGTGAGGGTGGATGGAAGGGATGTCTCAGCTAAGTCAGTATTTACCGGGCATTGCTCTGTGCCTAGCCTGGAGCCAGGGATCTACACGCGCTGGAAAGAATGTGCATGTGGTAGTGGGCTGTGATGGGATCCAGTTCCTgtcccatccatccacccatccatctacccacccacccacccacccattcacccatccatccatccatccatccatccatccaaatttatcacctactaagtgccagaaaCTGCTGGGTGACAAATAAAACCTGGATGGCCCTCACAGAGCTCACATCTACtgacctcttcctccttccctccttctctccctgccaACAGTGGGGTCAGGGGCCCACCCCCAACTGGGGGACCCCATGCAGGCTGATGGGCCCCGGGGCTGCCGTTTTGCAGGGCAGTGGTTCCCGGAGAGCCAGAGTTGGCACCCTTCGGTGCCCCCCTTTGGGGAGATGAGCTGTATCACCTGCAGATGTGGGGTAAGTGAGGGCTTGTGTGAGGCGGGCACTGGGggcctggcctgggggaggggaacttCCCAGGGAGGGCAGGCTCCTGGGGGCGGGCTTCCCCCAAGAGGCTGGAGGCCGCTGTGCCCCAGCGCCTCAGGGGCCCTCAGGATCTGGTCTGTCCTGCACCAGGCAGGGGTGCCCCACTGTGAGCGGGACGACTGTTCACTGCCACTGTCCTGCGGCCCAGGGAAGGAGAGCCGCTGCTGCTCCCACTGCACAGCCCGGCGGCGGCGTaagtgaggggctggggcagcagcTCCGGCTGCCTGTGGGGcgcctggggagggaagggagcccCTGCCGCGTGGCGGGAACAGCGCCCACTGCTGCACAAGTGCCGCcccgtcccccccgccccccgccgcgtCCCAGCAAACTTGTGGACTTGTTCTTGATCACCTTTTCTTTAGGAATGAGATTTCTGACGCTCAGAGGAATCAGGCAACTAGGCTAAAGTCATGCAACTGGTGTGTGCTGACTTGCTTAAAAAATTCTGACCTTTCTGGGACCAGAACAGAGGAGCTCTGCTGtgccctccctgccaccccactCCCTCACTTCTCTTCTAAAGTTCACTCCCTCTGTCTCCAGCAGTTGCAGACACCAGGACAGTTGCAGAGCTGGAGAAAGAAGCTGAAGGCTCCTAGGGAGCAGCCAGAAGGCCGCGTGACCAAGAGGATGGGGcctgggttgggggaggaggggcgccGAGGACCCCGCATTCTCCTGCGGGAAATCCAGTGCCTTTGGCCCCTCttttctgcctcttctccctcccccactaccTCTGGGAACCACAACTCCACAAGGGGGAGGGGTAGCCAGGGCCGACCAATGCCATGTCCACTCCAACTTCGGCCTTGTCACCCTCTCGCCTCTGCCTTGGAAGCCCAACCCCTTTCCTTCTGTACATAATGTCACTGGCTTGTTGGGATTTTTAATTTATCCTCACTCAGCACCAAGGGTCCCCCCACTTCACTCCTGCTGCCCCTGAGCTGAGCAGAGTCATTATTggagatttttgtatttattaaaacGTTTTTTTCCAGTCTTTGGGCTAGTGGTTGTTTCTTTGTGGCCAGGGGCCTGAGTGAGCCCCAGTGGAGAAGGGTCTGAGGgtaggcagggagagagagggccACCGGCTCCTGGGGCTTCCTTCTGACCCTTGGGGAGCGGGAAGAGACCTGGGAAGGGGACAGGATGGCACAGCACTGGGCTGGCACGCCCGGATTCCACAGAGGGGCTTGGGCCGTCTTTGAGATGGAATAGAGCTTCAAGAACTCAGGCAACCTGAAGCAGGATTTGGACACTAGTTTCCAGTGACCTGCCCGGGCTGGCATTTTTCCTGAGAATTATAGTGTCTCAGAACTGTTGCCGGTAGGATTTAAAATTTGATCTGCTACCCTGGGGTCAGTCAGGCCTTCTACTTTGCAGAGAGTTTGACTGGGCTTCCGAGCTTCTCCGGCAGAAAGAGACGGAAGGTAAAACAGGGGCTCTGGTCAGAGGAGAAATGGGGGTGGTTCTGATACACCTGGGTTTTGAAGAGAAAACTCCCTCACGTACAGCCTTCCACTTTGCCACTTTTTACTTGAGGGTCACCTTTCAGCATTCTCCAGTGACTTCCCTTGGCCATCTTTTATATGCCACATCGGATTTTGGGGATGTCACACGATGAACAGCCACTCGGAGCCATCGCATGGTGGCGCTGCTGGCAGCTGCCAGTTCACTTTGGGCCGAGTCAGGGTCCATGCGGGCATTTGAGTAATTTATGACTACAGACTGCAGAAGATGCCTCCTCAGGGCTGAGGGAGAAATGGGGGCTGGAGAGAGGCAGCCCAGGTGCTTACTGGGAGTGGGGAGTCCAGGGTCCGCCACTCTAAAACGCACGTCAGCTTCTCAACTTGTGGGAAAGCCTAAACAAGAGTTTGCATTCTAAACAAGAGTCTGTTGCTTTCAAAAAAGTTTCCGAACAACTGTTTCATTGCATTTCACCCTTAgtcttttatgaaaataatggGAGATAGAGAAACAAAAGTGTGACACCTCTGATACAACAAAAGGGACAGGAGCGGGTAATTTCATAAAGTAACACTATTGGGACAAGGAGGGAGTTCAGCAGGCGTGCTGGAAGGGGCACATTTTAGCTTATCAGATTTTAGGTAGTCAAAGAGGATGAGTGAAGGAAAAAACAGCAAATTCTGGAGTACTGGAGAGACATTGTTGCAGATGACAAAAGTGGAAAAATTCTTAGGGATGGTGAAATGATCATGGTGGTCTGAGAATGGAGTCGCCCTTATAACATTGTTTTGGCCTTGATATATGATCTCATGAACAAAGGGAGCTGCCAGAATTATTTCTGCTCACCATAAATCACTGAATAATTACGGTAATACACAAatgtgtgagaaagaaagaaaaactcaccTGTTAGAAAGAAGGAATTCCAACCCCTAGATTACCACTATTAAGCAATCATTGagtatttttctgagttttccttTGCCCAGCTGGAGCCCCACTCTGGGTCCTGCCCCTGTGGCACCTCTGTTCCCGCTTGTGAAGGGGCTGTGATGCCTCCCTTGACCCAGTTGAGGGTATTTGCATGATCAGCTCAGGAGCTGGAACACATGTAACTCTGAACAAATAAGGAAAGCAGGAGATTGCATTTAAGGGAAATCTGATCCTTTGCATTTAAAGTGGCAGGGGAGGCAAACCCCCAGAAGGTCTGAAAAAATCCTCACCAAATCAGGGAACTTGGCAAGTTGATATTCAGTGATTTGATTTT
This DNA window, taken from Physeter macrocephalus isolate SW-GA chromosome 1, ASM283717v5, whole genome shotgun sequence, encodes the following:
- the CHRD gene encoding chordin isoform X5, with the protein product MPSLPAPPAPLLLLGLLLLCSRPARGAGPEHPALPIRPEKEPLPIRGAAGCSFGGKVYALDETWHPDLGEPFGVMRCVLCACEAPQWGRRARGAGRVSCKNIKPECPTLACGQPRQLPGHCCQTCPQERSDPEKQPTGLAFEYPRDPEHRSYSDRGEPGAEDRGRGDGHTDFVALLTGPRSQAVARARVSLLRSSLRFSISYRRLDRPTRIRFSDSTGSILFEHPAAPTQDGLVCGVWRAVPRLSLRLLRAEQLHVALVTPSHPSGEVWGPLIRHRALAAETFSAILTLEGPPQQGIGGIALLTLSDTEDSLHFLLLFRGLLEARSGGPAQVPLRLQILHQGKLLRELQANASAQEPGFAEVLPNLTAQEMDWLVLGELQMALERASGPGLRISGHIAARQSCDVLQSVLCGADALIPVQTGAAGSASLTLLGNGSLIYQVQVVGTGSEVVAMTLETKPQRRNQHTVLCHMAGLQQGGYMAVGVCPGLGARGAHMLLQNELFLNVGTKDFPDGELRGHVAALPYSGHSARHDTLPVPLAGALVLPPVQSQAAGHAWLSLDTHCHLHYEVLLAGLGGSEQGTITAHLLGPPGMPGPRRLLKGFYGPEAQGVVKDLEPELLRHLAQGSASLLITTKGSPQGELRGQVHIANQCEAGGLRLAAAGAEEVRVPGALDAVVAEAAALPAVLGPDAPAPAKPGGPGRLRDPNTCFFEGQQRPHGARWAPNYDPLCSLCTCQRRTVICDPMVCPPPSCPSPVQAPDQCCPVCPGECPAGAERVMEGPPCGREASAEGRRGPPSAFTASLAPQRSKMLETCRGCRRTGTLERGGTGEVHCEKVQCPRLACAQPVRANPTDCCKQCPVGSGAHPQLGDPMQADGPRGCRFAGQWFPESQSWHPSVPPFGEMSCITCRCGAGVPHCERDDCSLPLSCGPGKESRCCSHCTARRRLADTRTVAELEKEAEGS
- the CHRD gene encoding chordin isoform X4, which encodes MPSLPAPPAPLLLLGLLLLCSRPARGAGPEHPALPIRPEKEPLPIRGAAGCSFGGKVYALDETWHPDLGEPFGVMRCVLCACEAPQWGRRARGAGRVSCKNIKPECPTLACGQPRQLPGHCCQTCPQERSDPEKQPTGLAFEYPRDPEHRSYSDRGEPGAEDRGRGDGHTDFVALLTGPRSQAVARARVSLLRSSLRFSISYRRLDRPTRIRFSDSTGSILFEHPAAPTQDGLVCGVWRAVPRLSLRLLRAEQLHVALVTPSHPSGEVWGPLIRHRALAAETFSAILTLEGPPQQGIGGIALLTLSDTEDSLHFLLLFRGLLEARSGGPAQVPLRLQILHQGKLLRELQANASAQEPGFAEVLPNLTAQEMDWLVLGELQMALERASGPGLRISGHIAARQSCDVLQSVLCGADALIPVQTGAAGSASLTLLGNGSLIYQVQVVGTGSEVVAMTLETKPQRRNQHTVLCHMAGLQQGGYMAVGVCPGLGARGAHMLLQNELFLNVGTKDFPDGELRGHVAALPYSGHSARHDTLPVPLAGALVLPPVQSQAAGHAWLSLDTHCHLHYEVLLAGLGGSEQGTITAHLLGPPGMPGPRRLLKGFYGPEAQGVVKDLEPELLRHLAQGSASLLITTKGSPQGELRGQVHIANQCEAGGLRLAAAGAEEVRVPGALDAVVAEAAALPAVLGPDAPAPAKPGGPGRLRDPNTCFFEGQQRPHGARWAPNYDPLCSLCTCQRRTVICDPMVCPPPSCPSPVQAPDQCCPVCPGECPAGAERVMEGPPCGREASAEGRRGPPSAFTASLAPQRSKMLETCRGCRRTGTLERGGTGEVHCEKVQCPRLACAQPVRANPTDCCKQCPVGSGAHPQLGDPMQADGPRGCRFAGQWFPESQSWHPSVPPFGEMSCITCRCGAGVPHCERDDCSLPLSCGPGKESRCCSHCTARRRPVADTRTVAELEKEAEGS